One region of Sphingomonas abietis genomic DNA includes:
- a CDS encoding uroporphyrinogen-III synthase, which translates to MNRPLLVLRPEPGASATVAAARAIGLAAIAAPLFTIRPLDWVPPTGRPQAILATSANALRHGGIGIAALIDLPLYAVGAATAEVARYAGFGRIIVGDGDADAILALASSHGVASLLHLAGREHRATARPGIAIERRIVYAADPLDALPEAARAALPGAIALLHSPRAAALFARLVDPAGIAIAAISAATLEAAGTGWRAHATAERPTDASLLAVAAKLCDQGL; encoded by the coding sequence ATGAATCGCCCGCTGCTCGTGCTGCGGCCCGAGCCGGGCGCATCCGCCACCGTGGCGGCGGCACGCGCCATCGGGCTGGCGGCGATCGCCGCGCCGCTGTTCACGATCCGGCCGCTCGACTGGGTGCCTCCGACCGGGCGCCCCCAGGCGATCCTCGCCACCAGTGCCAACGCCCTGCGCCATGGCGGCATCGGGATCGCGGCCCTTATCGACCTGCCACTCTATGCCGTCGGCGCGGCCACCGCGGAAGTCGCCCGATACGCCGGATTCGGCCGGATCATCGTCGGCGACGGTGACGCGGACGCCATCCTCGCCCTCGCATCAAGCCACGGCGTCGCCTCGTTGCTGCACCTCGCCGGGCGCGAGCATCGCGCCACCGCCCGACCCGGCATCGCGATCGAACGGCGTATCGTCTATGCCGCCGATCCGCTCGACGCCTTGCCCGAAGCCGCCCGCGCGGCGCTGCCGGGCGCGATCGCCCTGCTCCACTCGCCCCGCGCGGCCGCCCTGTTCGCGCGGCTGGTCGATCCGGCCGGGATCGCGATCGCCGCGATCAGCGCCGCGACGCTGGAGGCGGCCGGCACGGGCTGGCGAGCCCACGCCACCGCCGAAAGGCCGACCGACGCCTCGCTGCTGGCAGTCGCCGCCAAGCTGTGCGATCAGGGCCTCTAG
- a CDS encoding glycosyltransferase — translation MWGPVLLVERSAHELALFAAVGFLIGGLDDLVIDLIWIGRLLWRRIAIYSQHPRATVSTLPPPAQPGRIAIFIAAWHESPVIGATIATARATLRHADWRLYVGCYPNDPDTIAAAEDAAGGDPRIRLIVGDRPGPTTKAGCLNWIWQAMLDDEVASGVPVKAIVLHDAEDIVHADELVVYDVLIERFALVQIPVHAVLVRGYGLSAALVSGHYCGEFSEAHGKQVVVREAVGAAVPSAGVGCAIARGVLAAIAESRDGPFDPDSLTEDYELYGVQYKMYYAEERIIWRRLSYVRLS, via the coding sequence ATGTGGGGTCCGGTTCTGCTGGTGGAGCGGAGCGCGCATGAACTTGCGCTCTTCGCCGCTGTGGGATTCCTGATCGGCGGCCTCGACGATCTCGTCATCGATCTGATCTGGATCGGCCGCCTGTTGTGGCGCCGCATCGCGATCTACAGCCAGCATCCCCGCGCCACCGTGTCGACCCTGCCGCCGCCCGCACAGCCGGGGCGGATCGCCATCTTCATCGCGGCCTGGCACGAATCGCCGGTGATCGGCGCGACGATCGCCACCGCGCGCGCGACGCTGCGCCATGCCGACTGGCGGCTCTATGTCGGCTGCTATCCCAATGACCCGGACACGATCGCGGCGGCGGAAGACGCGGCCGGGGGCGATCCACGGATCAGGCTGATCGTCGGCGATCGGCCCGGCCCGACCACCAAGGCCGGCTGCCTCAACTGGATATGGCAGGCGATGCTGGACGACGAGGTGGCATCCGGCGTGCCGGTGAAGGCGATCGTGCTGCATGACGCCGAGGATATCGTCCATGCCGACGAGCTCGTCGTCTACGATGTGCTGATCGAGCGCTTCGCGCTGGTGCAGATCCCGGTCCATGCCGTGCTGGTGCGGGGTTATGGCCTGTCTGCCGCCTTGGTCTCCGGCCATTATTGCGGCGAATTCTCCGAAGCGCATGGCAAGCAGGTGGTCGTCCGCGAGGCGGTGGGCGCGGCCGTCCCGTCAGCCGGCGTCGGCTGCGCGATCGCGCGCGGCGTGCTGGCCGCGATCGCCGAAAGCCGCGACGGGCCGTTCGATCCCGACAGCCTGACCGAGGATTATGAGTTATATGGAGTTCAATATAAGATGTATTATGCCGAAGAGCGAATTATTTGGAGGCGGCTATCTTATGTCCGTCTGTCTTAG
- a CDS encoding ComEC/Rec2 family competence protein, whose product MTHLKQPPDRFTRGFDAVNSTPLKINHVLPMFMAADPGPPKGGYMHTVRFFPIGNADTCLIELENGRRALFDFADMHNPDDQYDLRCDLEKELRSCLGDDKEIDVVAFTHLDTDHTKRAKEVFHLEHAAKYQGGDRIKIKTMWVPATAILEEGVKGEARTLRAEARHRFIEGEGIRVFGRPEKLDQFLRDRDIDPAKRRNLISDAGTLCPEFNLQHDGVEFFVHSPFAETCDGEVVYRNGSALFMQATFEVDDRKTKLILSADVEHDVIDDIVRVTRYHKNDERLEWDINNIPHHCSYLSLAAEKGDEKTVPGERLKWLYEDQGQSGALLVSTSDIIPIEDTIQPPHRQAASYYKGVADDLGGSWIVSMEHPSKTKPKPLVIEIGGDGSKLRKVAGGAAAVIGNSAPRAGR is encoded by the coding sequence TTGACCCATCTCAAGCAGCCCCCCGATCGCTTTACGCGCGGCTTTGACGCGGTGAACAGCACCCCCTTGAAGATTAACCACGTTCTCCCAATGTTCATGGCGGCGGATCCGGGGCCGCCAAAGGGAGGCTACATGCACACCGTCCGCTTCTTTCCGATCGGCAACGCCGACACCTGTCTCATCGAACTCGAGAACGGGCGACGCGCCCTCTTCGACTTCGCAGACATGCACAACCCCGATGATCAGTATGATCTGCGGTGCGATCTCGAAAAGGAACTGCGCTCTTGCCTTGGCGACGACAAGGAGATCGACGTGGTCGCCTTTACTCACCTCGATACCGACCACACCAAGCGGGCGAAGGAGGTCTTTCACCTCGAGCACGCGGCGAAATATCAGGGCGGCGACCGCATCAAGATCAAGACGATGTGGGTTCCCGCAACCGCCATCCTCGAAGAGGGGGTGAAGGGCGAGGCCAGGACGTTGCGCGCGGAAGCGCGACATCGGTTTATTGAGGGCGAAGGGATCCGTGTATTCGGGCGGCCCGAGAAACTCGACCAGTTCCTGCGCGATCGCGATATCGATCCGGCCAAGAGACGGAATCTCATAAGCGACGCAGGTACGCTCTGTCCGGAGTTCAATCTGCAGCATGACGGTGTGGAATTCTTCGTGCACTCGCCGTTTGCCGAGACCTGCGACGGCGAGGTGGTCTACCGGAACGGCTCAGCGCTGTTCATGCAGGCCACCTTCGAGGTGGACGACAGGAAGACCAAGCTCATCCTCTCGGCTGACGTCGAGCACGACGTTATCGACGACATCGTCCGCGTGACGCGCTACCATAAGAATGACGAGCGTCTCGAATGGGACATCAATAACATCCCCCATCACTGCAGCTACCTCTCCCTCGCCGCCGAAAAGGGCGACGAGAAGACGGTGCCCGGCGAACGTCTCAAGTGGCTCTACGAGGATCAGGGTCAGTCTGGCGCGCTGCTCGTCTCCACAAGCGACATCATACCGATCGAGGACACGATCCAGCCTCCGCATCGTCAGGCTGCGAGCTACTACAAAGGTGTCGCCGATGATCTCGGCGGCAGCTGGATAGTGTCCATGGAGCATCCGTCAAAGACGAAGCCCAAGCCTCTAGTGATCGAGATCGGTGGCGACGGGTCGAAGCTCCGCAAGGTTGCGGGCGGTGCCGCGGCGGTGATCGGCAACTCAGCGCCCCGCGCGGGGCGTTGA
- a CDS encoding Mov34/MPN/PAD-1 family protein: MAGEDATMRSRLARSVVRYLTEAADHPYAKLIDARRDDALDIIDVEVEPELAQHRKVAIAGHEPVRIIFAGEDDAAPHFRSLREDFPIGEVHTNLNRGADGLGLCIWEENWHDLSRTLTGQMLIERIRSWFSLMASGRLHGEDQPLEPLISAVSHTIVIPAGVVAGPWHVHHLIKDRGVYTLIMSETASTEAVESSFAIFHRELPPQVHRGLADRPYSLGDLNDLLNSLGVDLVAELTEWLTAPEQTSKATERQLLLMLAIPMQRTAEGPVEGVEVWVYTVGDTLAALGEKLGATFTQMVGASRLTAKVLLQSGSKPDLSEIPLPGWRVVQRLNRRTARIYAATLRTEDAKLVAIGAGAIGSNVVSNTVRAGIGQWTVIDDDSVLPHNTVRQTQIDLSVGFPKAKVLCRDANRILAEDSVSAIVADVLDPGDQADGISAAYAEADVVVDFSASPAVVGHLSDQTIRRAASFFFSPDGSDLVLLAEDGDRRHRLDELEAQYFFNVASDPFLDGHLAAARADRIRYANACQDLSRPLPPWRVQMLSGLAGGQLIDLVDLPDPAMRVWRLDPSSGGLLPVILPVDTVHRFGDGPIRATVTQSVVDAMRDHREKAAPNETGGVLVGTFDFVRGVVHVLGVIPAPSDSRQAPTYFIRGAKDLEPLVQVLGTATAGRLQYVGEWHSHPDGAAARPSADDEKVFEHLRSHLDPVGAPFVMMICGATDTWLRAGWDERGRLEGVIPHDAN, from the coding sequence ATGGCTGGCGAAGATGCCACCATGCGCTCAAGGCTTGCGCGATCCGTCGTGCGATACCTCACTGAAGCGGCCGACCATCCATACGCGAAGCTGATCGATGCCAGACGTGATGACGCACTGGATATCATTGACGTCGAGGTCGAGCCGGAACTGGCTCAGCACAGGAAGGTGGCCATCGCGGGGCATGAGCCCGTTCGGATCATCTTCGCTGGCGAGGACGATGCGGCGCCTCATTTCCGGTCGCTACGCGAAGATTTCCCGATCGGAGAGGTTCACACCAACCTCAATCGTGGCGCCGACGGACTTGGGCTCTGCATCTGGGAAGAAAACTGGCACGATCTCTCCCGCACTCTCACGGGGCAGATGCTGATTGAGAGGATACGCAGCTGGTTTTCCCTGATGGCGAGCGGCCGCCTCCACGGAGAGGACCAACCGCTCGAACCGCTGATCTCGGCCGTCTCCCATACCATCGTGATCCCGGCCGGCGTCGTAGCCGGACCCTGGCATGTCCATCACCTGATCAAGGATCGGGGCGTCTACACGCTGATCATGTCGGAGACAGCGTCCACCGAGGCAGTGGAGAGCTCCTTCGCCATCTTTCACCGCGAGCTCCCTCCACAGGTCCACCGGGGCCTTGCCGACCGACCTTACAGCCTTGGCGACCTGAACGACCTTCTGAATTCGCTCGGGGTCGACCTGGTCGCGGAGCTGACCGAATGGCTGACAGCTCCCGAACAGACATCCAAGGCCACCGAACGGCAGCTCCTCCTCATGCTTGCAATCCCGATGCAGCGCACCGCCGAGGGTCCGGTCGAAGGCGTGGAGGTGTGGGTCTACACGGTCGGCGACACATTAGCCGCGTTGGGCGAGAAGCTTGGGGCCACCTTCACTCAGATGGTCGGAGCATCGAGGCTGACGGCTAAGGTGCTTCTACAGTCCGGATCGAAACCGGACCTTTCGGAGATTCCGCTCCCAGGCTGGCGGGTGGTCCAGCGTCTGAACAGACGGACTGCAAGAATCTACGCTGCTACGCTCCGCACCGAGGATGCGAAGCTCGTCGCGATCGGTGCCGGCGCGATCGGCTCCAACGTCGTGTCGAACACCGTGAGGGCCGGCATAGGCCAGTGGACCGTCATAGACGACGACTCCGTCCTGCCGCACAACACGGTGCGTCAGACTCAGATCGATCTCTCAGTGGGATTTCCGAAGGCTAAGGTGCTCTGTCGAGACGCAAACCGCATCCTGGCCGAGGACAGCGTGTCCGCGATCGTCGCCGACGTTCTCGATCCCGGCGATCAGGCCGATGGGATCTCCGCAGCCTATGCCGAAGCGGACGTAGTGGTCGACTTCAGCGCGTCGCCAGCGGTCGTGGGACATCTGTCGGACCAGACGATCCGGCGAGCCGCGAGTTTCTTCTTCAGCCCTGACGGATCGGATCTCGTCCTGCTCGCCGAGGACGGGGATCGGCGCCATCGGCTCGACGAGCTGGAGGCCCAGTACTTCTTCAACGTGGCGTCTGATCCGTTTCTGGACGGCCATCTCGCGGCAGCCAGGGCCGACCGGATCCGCTACGCCAACGCGTGCCAGGACCTCTCCCGTCCTCTTCCCCCTTGGCGCGTCCAGATGCTGAGCGGCCTGGCGGGAGGGCAACTCATCGATCTCGTCGATCTGCCCGATCCCGCGATGCGAGTTTGGAGGTTGGATCCGTCCTCGGGAGGCCTGCTTCCAGTGATCCTTCCCGTGGATACGGTCCACCGCTTCGGCGATGGTCCAATCCGCGCTACCGTGACCCAGAGCGTCGTGGATGCAATGCGTGACCATCGAGAGAAGGCGGCCCCGAACGAGACCGGTGGCGTGCTCGTCGGCACCTTCGACTTCGTCAGGGGCGTCGTTCACGTTCTCGGCGTGATTCCTGCCCCCTCGGACAGTCGGCAGGCGCCAACGTATTTCATCCGCGGCGCGAAGGATCTCGAACCCCTGGTCCAGGTCCTGGGAACCGCAACGGCTGGGCGTCTCCAGTATGTCGGCGAATGGCACAGCCATCCCGATGGAGCCGCCGCAAGACCAAGTGCGGACGACGAGAAAGTCTTCGAACATCTGAGATCCCATCTCGATCCGGTCGGCGCCCCGTTCGTCATGATGATCTGCGGCGCGACCGACACATGGCTCAGAGCCGGATGGGACGAACGAGGCCGGCTGGAGGGAGTGATACCGCACGATGCCAATTGA
- a CDS encoding patatin-like phospholipase family protein, with product MPIEGVPAKSDDLGRIALALSGGGSRAMAFHLGCLRALHRIGLLDQISTISAVSGGSVIASLYCSHPGDFDAFERRARELLRTGFLKPSIVTALTTLEGIKAIAVFVLLLLERTLALLVRLLLFPLRARVRGWNWLRISPLIRSASRTTILRRTFSRLLGQLKLTELRKDRPRLVIVACELRAKAAIYFTAERIHCWRYGSASSEGVELADAVSASAAYPLALPAIDRRMTFEKKGQRKEQRVTLTDGGVYDNLGLSVLWPDRDPGISLDVGVHDRIIACRAGDALDVSDPASWMIPRLKAAFECIFARAQNQSMKRLFDLSEGERIKGFLLPYLGQLDERLLVPPVDLVSRDSVVGYPTNFSAMQVEWIDRLSLRGEQLVVALLAEQWPEISLDVSRKPPTAPSSEGQA from the coding sequence ATGCCAATTGAGGGGGTCCCGGCAAAATCAGACGATCTGGGCAGGATCGCGCTCGCGCTCTCGGGCGGTGGCTCGCGGGCGATGGCCTTCCACCTCGGGTGTCTCCGAGCCCTTCACAGAATTGGCCTGCTCGACCAGATCTCGACGATCTCGGCGGTGTCCGGGGGAAGCGTGATCGCGAGCCTGTACTGCAGCCATCCCGGTGATTTCGATGCGTTCGAGCGGCGCGCCCGGGAGCTGCTGCGAACCGGTTTCCTGAAGCCGTCGATCGTCACGGCTCTTACCACCCTTGAGGGCATCAAGGCGATCGCGGTCTTCGTCCTTCTGCTTCTGGAACGCACCCTCGCCCTGCTTGTGAGACTCCTGCTTTTTCCACTGAGGGCGCGTGTCCGCGGATGGAATTGGTTGCGTATCTCGCCTCTCATACGGAGCGCGAGCCGAACAACCATCCTGCGGCGCACCTTCAGTCGGCTACTGGGTCAACTCAAGCTCACCGAACTTCGCAAGGACCGGCCCCGGCTTGTCATTGTCGCCTGCGAGTTGAGGGCCAAGGCCGCCATCTACTTCACCGCCGAACGGATCCACTGCTGGCGCTACGGTTCGGCTTCGTCCGAAGGCGTCGAGCTGGCCGATGCGGTATCCGCCTCGGCAGCCTATCCGCTCGCCCTGCCTGCAATCGACCGTCGGATGACGTTCGAGAAAAAAGGCCAAAGGAAGGAGCAGCGCGTCACGCTGACTGACGGCGGCGTATACGACAACCTGGGTCTTTCCGTGCTCTGGCCCGACAGAGACCCCGGGATTAGCCTCGACGTGGGCGTTCACGACCGGATCATCGCCTGCCGTGCCGGCGATGCGCTTGATGTCAGTGATCCGGCGTCATGGATGATTCCCCGGCTGAAGGCCGCCTTCGAGTGCATATTCGCCCGGGCTCAGAACCAATCGATGAAGCGGCTGTTCGATCTGTCGGAGGGCGAACGGATCAAGGGATTCCTCCTGCCTTATTTGGGGCAGCTGGATGAAAGGTTGCTCGTGCCCCCCGTCGACCTGGTTTCCCGAGACAGCGTGGTCGGGTATCCCACCAACTTCTCCGCTATGCAGGTCGAATGGATCGATCGCCTTTCGCTTCGAGGCGAGCAACTCGTCGTCGCGCTTCTGGCGGAACAGTGGCCAGAGATCTCTCTCGACGTAAGTCGGAAGCCACCCACCGCCCCATCTTCCGAGGGACAGGCGTGA
- a CDS encoding ComEC/Rec2 family competence protein: MHIEIHDVDHGGCAVITGPAGHRLMLDCGLCSDRPWYPSVTYNGQRIDTLMLMNLDEDHCEDLPYLWRDCVVGAVVGNPTVDAHALRAMKAECGMRSGVTAAANILERFGPGFLGDWSHDLGGVAWHVFWNRYGADFTDTNNLSLAAFIRFGGFTILFGGDVERAGWRQLLKNHDFRAKLSTVNVYVASHHGRENGCCSEVFDICRPELVIFSDGRKQYSTQETRDWYASRATGIPDYTKPAGLFGIEPVRKVMTTRRDGTIAIDVATDGRYSVRGDRMEEFSSLYGLLAGLPTR; this comes from the coding sequence ATGCATATCGAAATCCACGATGTCGACCATGGCGGCTGCGCGGTTATCACTGGTCCCGCGGGACATCGTCTGATGCTCGACTGCGGACTGTGCAGCGACCGCCCCTGGTATCCGTCCGTCACGTATAACGGTCAGCGCATCGACACGCTCATGCTCATGAACCTGGACGAGGATCATTGTGAGGATCTGCCATACCTTTGGCGGGATTGCGTTGTCGGAGCGGTCGTCGGCAACCCTACTGTCGATGCGCACGCCCTGCGCGCGATGAAAGCCGAGTGTGGTATGAGGAGTGGCGTCACCGCAGCCGCTAATATCCTCGAACGGTTCGGCCCTGGTTTCTTGGGCGACTGGTCCCATGATCTTGGCGGCGTCGCTTGGCATGTGTTCTGGAACAGATATGGCGCCGACTTCACCGACACAAACAATCTAAGTCTCGCGGCCTTCATACGTTTTGGCGGGTTCACGATCCTTTTTGGTGGTGATGTCGAGCGCGCCGGCTGGCGTCAGCTCCTCAAAAACCATGATTTTCGCGCGAAGCTGTCGACCGTCAACGTTTACGTCGCGTCACACCATGGGCGGGAAAATGGCTGCTGCAGCGAGGTATTCGACATCTGCCGCCCCGAACTCGTCATCTTTTCGGACGGCCGTAAGCAATACAGCACTCAAGAAACTCGCGACTGGTATGCCAGCCGAGCGACCGGCATTCCCGACTACACAAAGCCCGCTGGACTGTTTGGTATTGAGCCTGTCCGCAAAGTCATGACTACACGTCGGGATGGGACCATCGCGATCGATGTCGCCACTGATGGCAGATATTCAGTTCGGGGGGATCGAATGGAAGAGTTCTCGTCACTGTATGGGTTGCTTGCTGGATTGCCCACCCGATAG